A region of Solanum dulcamara chromosome 7, daSolDulc1.2, whole genome shotgun sequence DNA encodes the following proteins:
- the LOC129896729 gene encoding glucan endo-1,3-beta-glucosidase 12 has translation MFKHWCFLHLFFLYFALNAAVGHESVELSTLVTFPKTDITTSAVSLPIQDFYGVSSSVLEAENWLRSNVLAHYPATNITTILVGHTLLCKKNQENRMSLILPSVKNIYYSLTRWGLHNEIKVSTSFSSSCLDQDSGLYNLDFAEKYIKPLLDFFQHVNAPYVVKLGYLDVKIETLMNSHIGSMKKLGNFSLNKIFLISENPKQGRPLSRKLSTFYSKYTNFPTRPTPLAPNPNLPSPAFAANSPLPPLIGNISPPFAPEMSPPLFNPISPSYNGPHLPPCIPSHGGVWGGGGVPAGAPATGGHGSSSGLWCVAKPSVPPETLQEALDYACGEGDADCEAISSSGSCYYPDTVVAHASYAFNSYWQKTKNNGGTCGFGGTAMLINSDPSYLHCRFILE, from the exons ATGTTCAAGCACTGGTGTTTTCTCcatctcttctttctttattttgctCTAAATG CTGCAGTTGGTCATGAATCAGTAGAGCTCTCAACTCttgtgacttttccaaaaaCTGACATTACTACTAGTGCAGTTTCTTTGCCTATTCAAGACTTTTATGGAGTGTCCTCAAGTGTTCTTGAAGCTGAAAATTGGCTAAGAAGCAATGTTTTAGCTCACTATCCAGCTACAAACATCACTACTATTCTTGTTGGTCACACTCTTTTGtgcaaaaaaaatcaagaaaatagaatGAGCTTAATCTTGCCATCAGTTAAGAACATTTACTACTCTCTTACAAGGTGGGGTTTGCATAATGAAATCAAAGTGtccacttctttttcttccagCTGTTTGGACCAAGATTCTGGTTTGTACAATCTTGATTTTGCTGAAAAGTATATTAAACCTCTTCTTGACTTCTTTCAACATGTTAATGCACCCTATGTAGTGAAATTAGGATATTTGGATGTAAAGATTGAAACTTTGATGAATAGTCACATAGGGTCTATGAAAAAGTTGGGAAATTTTAGCCTAAACAAGATTTTCTTGATTAGTGAAAACCCAAAACAGGGAAGACCCTTAAGCAGAAAGCTCTCAACTTTTTACTCAAAATACACTAATTTTCCTACAAGGCCAACTCCATTAGCCCCAAATCCAAATCTGCCTTCTCCTGCATTTGCTGCTAACAGTCCACTTCCTCCATTAATTGGAAACATTTCACCCCCTTTTGCTCCTGAAATGTCTCCTCCATTGTTCAATCCTATTAGTCCTTCTTATAATGGACCTCATTTGCCACCTTGTATACCATCTCATGGTGGGGtttggggtgggggtggggttcCAGCAGGTGCACCAGCAACAGGAGGTCATGGTAGTAGTAGTGGGCTATGGTGTGTAGCTAAGCCTAGTGTACCACCAGAGACATTGCAAGAGGCATTAGATTATGCATGTGGTGAAGGAGATGCTGATTGTGAAGCTATAAGTTCTAGTGGAAGTTGCTATTACCCTGACACTGTTGTGGCTCATGCTTCTTATGCTTTCAATAGTTACTGGCAGAAAACAAAAAACAATGGTGGGACTTGTGGATTTGGAGGCACAGCTATGCTAATCAACTCTGATCCAA GCTATCTCCACTGTCGATTTATTCTTGAATGA
- the LOC129895789 gene encoding formin-like protein 6, with amino-acid sequence MRAHPICNFLSTLLVLIVVTTFFTAAETQIQHLIDINPKTRRILHEPLFPSTSSSPPPPPPEINSEPIFPTPDHPFFPEVPTVQTPDQTQQIPPIQPNGTPISRTNPIATQPTNPTKKLAIAVSVGIVTLGMLSALGFYIYKHKTKHPDETQKLVANHNTNSFHREEESRMPPSNFLYIGTVEPSSSASQNQLNQYNNVANNTSPYRKLSPAKKSDRYRPSPELQPLPPLRNHDTVFTTPTIINSSDDDETKIYKPYNTSIVTRSNNSIPHSKRTSPRLSLSGSSPDIKRAIIVPSVKQTSSPSPPPPSQEVILQHKKPTLTYVPQRVKFSAPPPPPDMSRLKSISNQYRQTSKAPPPPPPPPPPPPPPPPQPPLSTSRKLGGRVGSRTTNSVEPPLLERSQTSSPSLSSHVKPQSSSSTPKSSHVVSEKRSHLEEQNGGSIHDTDTTDESKPRLKPLHWDKVRATSERATVWDQLKSSSFQLNEDMMESLFGCNSVNSVPNEVTKKSVRPPVEKENRVLDPKKSQNIAIMLRALNVTKDEVSEALLDGSAEGLGPELLESLVKMAPTKEEEIKLRDYNGDTSKLGSAERFLKAILDIPFAFKRVEAMLYRANFDAEVKDLRKSFQTLEEASQELKNSRLFFKLLEAVLRAGNRMNVGTNRGDARAFKLETLLKLIDIKGTDGKTTLLHFVVQEIIRSEGLGSDSKDDNNLPSISNIKFKEEEFKKQGLQVVAGLSRELSNVKKAAGMDSDVLSGYVSKLEAGLVKVRSVLQYEKTGMEGNFFESMKVCLKEAEDGIVRIKAEERKALSMVKEVTEYFHGDAAKEEAHPLRIFLIVRDFLCILDSVCKDVGMMQDRTMVGAARSFRIATTTSLPVLNRYNARQDRSWDDDSSSP; translated from the exons ATGAGAGCTCATCCCATTTGCAACTTTTTATCAACATTGTTAGTACTAATTGTTGTCACTACATTTTTTACAGCAGCAGAGACCCAAATTCAACATCTCATTGACATTAATCCCAAAACAAGAAGAATTCTTCATGAACCACTCTTTCCATCTACATCATCATCCCCACCTCCACCCCCACCAGAAATAAATTCTGAACCCATTTTCCCTACCCCAGACCACCCCTTTTTCCCAGAAGTCCCAACTGTACAAACCCCAGATCAAACACAACAAATTCCACCAATTCAACCAAATGGGACACCAATTTCAAGAACCAACCCAATTGCCACTCAACCAACAAACCCAACCAAGAAACTTGCAATTGCTGTGTCTGTTGGTATTGTCACTCTTGGAATGTTATCTGCTTTGGGATTCTACATCTACAAACACAAAACTAAACACCCAGATGAAACCCAAAAACTTGTTGCCAACCACAACACCAATAGTTTTCACAGAGAAGAAGAATCAAGAATGCCACCTTCCAATTTTCTTTACATTGGTACTGTTGAACCATCATCCTCAGCCTCCCAAAACCAACTGAACCAGTATAATAATGTTGCTAATAATACTTCCCCTTATAGGAAATTAAGCCCTGCTAAGAAATCAGATAGGTATAGACCAAGTCCAGAACTACAACCACTTCCCCCATTGAGAAATCATGACACAGTTTTCACTACTCCTACCATAATAAATTCATCTGATGATGATGAAACCAAAATTTACAAGCCATATAATACTAGCATAGTGACCAGATCAAATAATTCGATTCCTCATTCAAAGAGAACATCCCCTAGATTGTCCCTTTCGGGTTCATCCCCTGATATAAAACGCGCTATAATAGTACCGTCAGTTAAACAAACATCATCACCGTCTCCTCCGCCACCATCACAAGAGGTTATATTGCAGCATAAGAAGCCGACACTAACTTATGTGCCACAAAGGGTGAAATTCTCAGCACCACCTCCTCCACCAGATATGTCCAGGCTTAAATCAATAAGCAATCAATACCGACAAACATCAAAAGCTCCACCTCCCCCTCCTCCTCCACCTCCTCCACCTCCGCCACCTCCACCTCAACCTCCACTATCAACCTCCAGGAAACTTGGAGGCAGAGTTGGCTCAAGG ACAACTAATTCTGTTGAGCCGCCTCTGCTTGAACGATCACAAACAAGTTCTCCTTCACTATCTTCCCATGTAAAGCCTCAGTCAAGTAGTTCCACTCCAAAATCATCACACGTTGTCAGTGAGAAGAGAAGTCATTTGGAAGAACAAAATGGAGGATCCATACATGATACCGACACCACGGATGAATCAAAGCCTAGGTTGAAGCCTTTACATTGGGACAAAGTACGAGCTACTTCTGAAAGAGCCACAGTGTGGGATCAATTGAAATCGAGCTCTTTCCA ATTGAATGAAGACATGATGGAGTCACTCTTTGGATGTAATTCTGTAAATTCAGTACCAAATGAAGTCACTAAGAAATCAGTCCGTCCTCCGGTTGAGAAGGAGAACAGAGTTCTTGACCCGAAAAAATCACAGAACATTGCCATAATGTTAAGAGCATTGAATGTCACAAAGGATGAAGTCTCTGAAGCCCTTTTAGATG GAAGTGCAGAAGGATTGGGGCCTGAACTTCTCGAGAGCTTGGTCAAGATGGCTCCAACAAAGGAAGAAGAGATAAAACTAAGAGATTACAATGGGGACACTTCAAAATTAGGGTCGGCAGAACGATTCCTCAAGGCTATTCTTGATATACCCTTTGCCTTCAAAAGAGTAGAAGCCATGCTATATAGAGCAAATTTTGATGCTGAAGTAAAGGATTTGAGGAAGTCTTTCCAGACACTTGAG GAAGCAAGTCAAGAACTGAAGAACAGTAGACTATTCTTCAAACTCCTTGAAGCTGTTCTCAGAGCAGGAAACCGCATGAATGTTGGCACTAATCGCGGTGATGCAAGAGCTTTCAAACTCGAAACTCTTTTGAAATTAATAGATATAAAGGGAACAGATGGAAAGACAACCTTGCTTCACTTTGTGGTCCAGGAGATTATCAGATCAGAAGGGCTGGGTTCGGATAGCAAGGACGATAATAACCTTCCTTCTATATCAAATATCAAATTCAAAGAGGAAGAGTTCAAGAAGCAAGGATTGCAAGTAGTTGCTGGATTAAGCAGAGAACTTAGCAATGTCAAAAAAGCAGCAGGAATGGACTCGGATGTCCTAAGCGGCTACGTATCGAAGCTTGAGGCAGGACTTGTTAAAGTTAGGTCCGTTTTGCAGTACGAAAAAACAGGCATGGAAGGGAACTTTTTTGAGTCAATGAAAGTATGTCTAAAGGAGGCGGAAGATGGTATAGTAAGGATCAAAGCAGAAGAAAGAAAAGCTTTGTCGATGGTCAAAGAGGTGACGGAATATTTTCATGGCGATGCTGCCAAAGAGGAAGCTCATCCTCTCAGAATATTTCTGATTGTAAGAGACTTCCTCTGCATATTGGATAGCGTGTGCAAAGATGTCGGGATGATGCAGGATAGAACAATGGTTGGTGCTGCCAGATCAttcagaatagctacaactacatCATTACCAGTCTTAAACAGATACAACGCGAGACAAGATAGGAGTTGGGACGATGATAGCTCATCACCTTGA